One genomic region from Leeia speluncae encodes:
- a CDS encoding S41 family peptidase has product MPKQTLKKVGLVAVGASLGVMVSVSLHLYADKSATPPAASATANSSDNLPVNELNEFVQVFGRIKQSYVEPVEDKKLIKEAINGMLTGLDPHSTYLDEEAFKELTEETKGEFGGLGMEVGMEDGLVKVTAPIDDTPAFRAGIKSGDYIVKLDDTPVKGLTLDDAVKKMRGKPDTSITLTIFRKSESKPIVMTLKRAIIKVASVKSRLLESNYGYVRLTQFKERSTEDVAKAIDALYKQNKTPLKGLVLDLRNDPGGLLTSAVGVSSIFLPEKSLVVYTDGRTEDAKAKFYANREFYDPRPSIGSVDPVKIAPAAVKNVPLVILVNGGTASASEIVSGALQDHKRAIVVGTQTFGKGSVQTVLPLGPKSAIKLTTARYFTPNGRSIQAEGIKPDVEAKEGTLKTDEDQDALRIREADLEHHLNNPNSDKPASEAKTPLIPPVKSGDAAKAAASVDESQATRDKNDYQLQQALNVLKVQQILLKK; this is encoded by the coding sequence ATGCCCAAACAGACCTTAAAAAAAGTAGGACTTGTTGCCGTTGGCGCTAGCCTAGGTGTCATGGTTAGTGTCAGCTTGCATTTATATGCGGATAAAAGCGCCACGCCACCAGCCGCTTCGGCAACCGCCAATAGCAGTGACAATTTACCAGTAAACGAACTGAATGAATTTGTCCAAGTGTTTGGTCGAATCAAACAAAGCTATGTTGAGCCTGTTGAAGATAAAAAGCTGATCAAAGAAGCCATCAATGGCATGCTGACCGGTCTAGATCCACACTCTACCTATCTAGATGAAGAAGCCTTCAAAGAACTCACCGAAGAAACCAAAGGCGAATTTGGTGGTTTAGGGATGGAAGTCGGTATGGAAGATGGCCTCGTCAAGGTCACTGCGCCAATCGATGATACGCCAGCCTTCCGTGCGGGTATTAAAAGCGGTGACTACATTGTTAAGCTAGATGACACGCCAGTTAAAGGCTTGACGCTAGACGATGCCGTGAAAAAAATGCGCGGCAAACCAGATACCTCGATTACCCTCACGATTTTCCGTAAATCGGAATCTAAACCCATTGTGATGACGCTAAAACGGGCAATCATCAAAGTGGCTAGCGTTAAATCTAGACTACTGGAATCCAACTACGGCTATGTGCGTCTGACGCAATTTAAAGAGCGTAGTACAGAAGATGTAGCGAAAGCTATTGATGCACTCTACAAACAAAACAAAACACCACTAAAAGGCTTGGTACTGGATTTACGTAACGATCCAGGTGGATTGTTGACGAGTGCCGTGGGCGTATCTTCTATCTTCTTGCCAGAAAAATCACTGGTTGTTTATACCGATGGCCGTACAGAAGACGCAAAAGCGAAGTTCTATGCGAACCGCGAATTCTATGATCCAAGACCAAGCATTGGTTCGGTAGACCCAGTGAAAATTGCCCCTGCTGCAGTTAAAAATGTACCGCTAGTCATCTTAGTGAATGGCGGAACAGCATCTGCTTCAGAAATTGTATCAGGCGCCTTGCAAGATCATAAACGTGCGATTGTGGTGGGTACACAGACCTTTGGTAAAGGCTCTGTTCAGACCGTACTACCGCTGGGTCCAAAATCAGCCATCAAGCTGACGACAGCCCGTTACTTCACACCAAACGGCAGATCAATTCAAGCGGAGGGGATTAAACCCGATGTGGAAGCGAAAGAAGGCACATTAAAAACCGACGAGGATCAAGATGCGTTGCGTATTCGTGAAGCCGACTTGGAACATCACTTAAATAATCCGAATAGTGATAAGCCAGCCTCTGAAGCCAAAACCCCGCTAATTCCACCGGTAAAATCTGGTGATGCAGCGAAGGCCGCAGCGAGTGTAGATGAAAGCCAAGCAACACGTGACAAAAATGATTACCAGCTTCAACAGGCCTTGAACGTACTGAAAGTACAACAAATCTTGCTGAAAAAATAA
- a CDS encoding murein hydrolase activator EnvC family protein, producing the protein MPFGVRITPTVISLSVFSISLLLTNPLALAKTAPQPAATNSQLKDSKSELNQLQQKIQSVQQAVVKSEQNQKDATDALQASEAAISNTNRKLADLADEQDDLQDQLKRLDLQSSQLNKSIQKQKAALAKKLLSQYKHGNSDSLRLLLSNTDPNKSSRDLAYLKFVAAAHQTQVKALQADIANLQQTQSDITAHKDQLNSVEQQRQAEKQQLLTEKNNRVQTLAKVSQELQQQRQQMGKLKRDEGRLTSLVDNLTKILAEQERQRQLRLKAEAAAKAKAQKLAEAQRKKAEQQAKATTGKTTKSPSSSNSKVATTETTAPANTTEKPATTVTLGVEKAQVAGSAQSLKGKLLSPVSGSPSNRFGAPRADSGVAWRGWFYPTSEGADIKSVAGGQVVYADWLRGFGNMIIVDHGNGLMSIYGSAESVIKHVGDRVDAGQTIAKAGSSGGAEKPGLYFELRYKGKAFDPAGWLRG; encoded by the coding sequence ATGCCATTTGGTGTTCGAATCACCCCTACTGTTATTTCTCTTAGTGTTTTCAGCATAAGCCTGCTGCTAACCAATCCTTTAGCCTTGGCGAAAACAGCCCCTCAGCCAGCTGCAACGAATAGCCAATTAAAAGATTCTAAATCCGAACTCAATCAGCTTCAGCAAAAGATTCAGAGTGTGCAGCAAGCGGTGGTGAAGTCTGAGCAAAATCAAAAAGATGCCACGGATGCGTTGCAAGCGTCTGAAGCCGCCATCAGTAATACCAATCGTAAACTTGCAGACTTGGCGGATGAGCAAGATGACCTTCAGGATCAGCTAAAACGCCTTGATTTACAATCTAGTCAGCTGAATAAATCGATTCAAAAACAAAAAGCGGCACTCGCCAAAAAACTGTTATCCCAATACAAACACGGAAACAGTGACTCGCTACGCTTGTTACTTAGTAATACAGACCCGAATAAATCGAGCCGCGATTTAGCCTATTTAAAATTTGTCGCGGCTGCTCACCAAACGCAAGTGAAAGCCTTACAAGCGGATATTGCCAACCTTCAGCAAACGCAATCAGACATTACCGCGCATAAAGATCAGCTAAATAGTGTGGAACAACAACGCCAAGCGGAAAAGCAACAGCTATTAACGGAAAAAAACAATCGCGTTCAAACCCTTGCCAAAGTGAGCCAAGAGCTTCAACAACAGCGTCAGCAAATGGGTAAACTGAAGCGAGATGAAGGACGTTTAACTTCCTTAGTCGATAATTTAACAAAAATTCTTGCTGAGCAGGAACGTCAGCGACAATTAAGACTCAAAGCGGAAGCGGCCGCTAAAGCAAAAGCACAAAAATTAGCGGAAGCGCAGCGAAAAAAAGCGGAGCAACAAGCGAAGGCAACAACAGGCAAAACGACAAAATCGCCGAGCTCTAGCAATAGCAAAGTGGCTACAACAGAAACGACTGCACCAGCCAACACGACAGAAAAACCAGCAACGACGGTTACCCTTGGGGTAGAAAAAGCACAAGTAGCCGGTTCTGCACAGAGCTTAAAGGGAAAATTGCTGTCTCCGGTATCGGGTAGCCCATCTAACCGATTTGGCGCCCCAAGGGCGGATAGTGGTGTGGCGTGGCGTGGATGGTTTTACCCAACCAGCGAAGGTGCTGACATCAAGAGCGTTGCGGGAGGTCAGGTTGTTTACGCCGATTGGTTACGTGGCTTTGGCAATATGATTATTGTTGACCATGGCAATGGATTAATGAGTATTTATGGTTCTGCAGAATCTGTGATCAAACATGTAGGGGATCGGGTAGATGCGGGCCAGACAATTGCCAAAGCTGGTAGTTCTGGCGGGGCAGAGAAACCAGGGCTTTACTTTGAATTACGATATAAAGGTAAAGCTTTTGACCCTGCAGGCTGGTTAAGAGGTTGA
- the gpmI gene encoding 2,3-bisphosphoglycerate-independent phosphoglycerate mutase: MQNITPVALLILDGFGYREEGSDNAILHANKPNWDKLWADNPHTTIDASEHAVGLPNGQFGNSEVGHLNIGAGRIVRQDITRIDVDIEAGTLGNNVEIRQAIDAAIAAKSTLHIMGLASDGGVHSHEAHIFALIEAAAKAGVSNIAIHAFLDGRDTPPRSAETYLGRLQAVCDKTNGAARIVSIVGRYFAMDRDKRWDRVELAYDLITKGIAPFTATSALDGLAAAYARNENDEFVQATAILDNQQQAQTLADGDVMIFANFRADRARQITQALVWENFDGFERKVTPKLTRYVSMTSYGDAYTNPAAYPPVKLSNTIGEYLASKGLNQLRIAETEKYPHVTYFFSGGEETPFAGEDRVLVPSPKVATYDLQPEMSAFEVTSKIEEAIASGKYHAIFVNYANGDMVGHTGNFDAAVKAVETLDVCVQRVVEAMKKAGGEVLITADHGNCEDMFDEASEQLHTQHTMNKVPLLYVGRDADTREGGALQDIAPTLLYMMGVDIPPEMTGKPLVTRK, from the coding sequence ATGCAGAACATCACACCTGTCGCCCTACTGATTTTGGACGGCTTTGGCTACCGTGAAGAAGGTAGCGACAATGCTATTTTGCACGCCAACAAACCAAATTGGGACAAACTGTGGGCTGATAATCCACATACCACAATTGATGCTTCAGAACATGCAGTAGGCCTACCGAATGGACAATTTGGTAATTCAGAAGTGGGACATTTAAATATCGGTGCAGGCCGTATTGTTCGCCAAGACATCACCCGCATTGATGTGGATATCGAAGCAGGCACACTGGGCAATAATGTTGAAATCCGCCAAGCGATTGACGCAGCCATTGCGGCAAAAAGCACCTTACATATTATGGGCCTAGCGTCTGATGGTGGTGTTCATAGCCATGAAGCGCACATCTTTGCATTAATTGAAGCCGCTGCAAAAGCAGGCGTAAGCAATATTGCTATCCACGCTTTCCTTGATGGCCGAGATACGCCACCACGCAGTGCTGAAACATATTTAGGACGCTTACAAGCCGTCTGTGACAAAACAAATGGCGCTGCGCGTATCGTGAGCATTGTTGGCCGTTATTTCGCGATGGATCGTGATAAGCGCTGGGATCGTGTTGAACTAGCTTATGACCTGATTACAAAAGGTATTGCACCATTTACCGCTACTAGCGCATTAGATGGCTTAGCAGCTGCTTATGCACGTAATGAAAATGACGAATTCGTTCAAGCAACTGCGATTTTAGATAACCAACAGCAAGCACAAACGCTAGCGGATGGCGATGTAATGATTTTTGCAAACTTCCGTGCGGACCGTGCGCGTCAAATCACCCAAGCACTTGTGTGGGAAAACTTTGATGGATTTGAACGCAAAGTGACGCCAAAGCTAACTCGTTACGTATCGATGACCAGTTATGGCGATGCCTACACCAACCCGGCAGCTTACCCACCAGTAAAACTATCTAATACCATTGGTGAGTATTTGGCTAGCAAAGGGTTGAATCAGTTGCGTATTGCGGAAACGGAAAAGTACCCGCACGTGACGTACTTCTTCTCTGGCGGTGAAGAAACCCCATTTGCAGGGGAAGATCGTGTATTAGTGCCGTCTCCTAAAGTGGCAACCTACGATTTGCAACCAGAAATGAGTGCATTTGAAGTCACAAGCAAAATTGAAGAAGCAATTGCCAGTGGTAAATATCACGCGATCTTTGTGAACTATGCCAATGGCGACATGGTCGGACACACAGGGAATTTTGATGCGGCGGTAAAAGCGGTTGAAACCCTAGATGTTTGCGTACAACGCGTGGTAGAAGCCATGAAAAAAGCAGGCGGTGAAGTACTCATTACCGCTGACCATGGCAACTGTGAAGATATGTTTGATGAAGCCAGCGAGCAACTTCATACACAACATACCATGAATAAAGTACCGTTACTGTACGTTGGCCGTGACGCCGACACACGCGAAGGTGGCGCACTGCAAGATATCGCACCAACATTACTATACATGATGGGGGTAGATATTCCGCCGGAAATGACTGGCAAACCGTTGGTGACGCGTAAATAG
- the grxC gene encoding glutaredoxin 3 → MPKITMYTTAVCPFCINAKRLLASKGVTEIDEVRIDVDPEKRAEMMERTQRRTVPQIYIDDLHVGGFDDLSALDRAGKLDPLLK, encoded by the coding sequence ATGCCAAAAATTACGATGTATACCACCGCCGTTTGTCCTTTCTGTATTAATGCGAAGCGTCTTTTGGCGAGCAAGGGCGTGACCGAGATTGATGAAGTGCGTATTGATGTTGATCCAGAGAAACGTGCGGAAATGATGGAACGAACTCAGCGTCGCACCGTGCCGCAAATCTACATTGATGACCTTCATGTAGGTGGCTTTGACGATCTATCTGCTTTAGATCGTGCAGGAAAGCTCGACCCTCTGCTAAAATGA